The Sulfurovum riftiae genome contains the following window.
GCATGGAAACGGAGGATGTCCTTTCCGATAAGATGTACGCGTGCAGGCCAGAAGTCCATATTGGCTTCGTCCGTACCGTAACCCAGTGCGGTAACATAGTTCATGAGGGCATCGAGCCAGACATACATTACATGCTTGGGGTCATTGAGTTCTGCCGGCAGCTTCACACCCCAGTCGAAACTGGTCCTGGTGATGGAGAGATCGTCCAGGCCACCTTCTACAAAACGGATGACCTCGTTTCTTTTGCTCTTTGGAAGGATACAGTTGGGGTTGTCGTTATACCATGCAAGCAGCTTGTCTTCGTAGGCAGAGAGTTTGAAGAAGTAGCTCTCTTCTTCCACAATGGTGGTCGGTTTGCCGCACTCCGGACAGAATTCACCGTCGACCAGCTGTGATTCGGGGAAGAAGGTCTCACAGGAGATACAGTAGTGTCCCTTGTAGACATCTTTGTAAATGTCGCCATTGTCATACATGACCTTGAAGGCTTTCTGTACACCCTTCATGTGGTCTGCATCGGTGGTTCTGATGAACTTGTCGTAAGAGATGCCGAAGTCATCCCAGAGGTCCTTGAAAGTTGCGGAGATCTCATCCGCGTACTCCTGGGAGGTCTTGCCTCTGGCTTTCGCAGATTCTTCGATCTTCTGACCGTGTTCGTCCGTTCCGGTAAGGAAAAAAGTATCGAGACCACTCATACGTGAGTAGCGTGCGAGTGTGTCCGCGATGATAGTCGTGTAAGCATGACCGATATGGGCAATGTCGTTGACGTAGTAGATCGGGGTGGTGATATAGGCTTTGTGGCAAGATGATGACATGTAGTTTTCCTTTTGAAAGAGGGATAGTCATGACAATCCCTCTCCGATAACAAATGAGTTTATTGGTTTTACATGGTGGTGTAAAATTATAGAGGATATATTAGCGAAATTGTGCTGTGACATGGATAATCATCTGCAGGGTGGATAGGGGATAATTTATAAAATTATATTATAATATTAGCAAATAAACGGACAGGGTTATATGCAGATGGATGACAAGAGTAATTCCCACATAGAGAACATTGCCAAAAAAGAGACCTTCACCCAGGAAGAGAAGCAGTTCATCCTTGACAGGCTGAACAAGGAACGCCTGGAGAGACAGAAGTTTCAGGAGGAATATGCAATGTCCCAAAAGAAGTATACGGAGGAAGAGAAACACCGTATCTTGCAGGAGCTGAACGAAAAACGAATAAGGGATGAGCATAACAAAGAGATGAAACGTATCCGTTTCCTTGACAAAGAGACATACACTTTTGGCAATAAGACCTACTACAAGCTCAAAGATATGGAACGTGAGTATTATCTCGAAGTGGAGACCTGTGAGAACTTTACCAGCCGCCCTTCCATCGTACCGCTCTACTACAGGACATTCGGCGAGATGAAGAAAAAAGAGGTACTTTTGAAGATCGTACCCTATTCGGACAAGATCTTTATCTCCAGAGATGCCATCAGGGTCTACTTCAAACCTTTTGCACTTCAAGACAAGCACCATCAGGGATAGTAGTGTATTATGTCTATATGCTCGAATGTGCGGATGGGACGCTCTATACGGGTATCGCTACCGATCTTGAACGACGCCTCGAAGAGCACAACTCCTCACCCAAAGGTGCCAAATACACCCGTGTGAGACGTCCGGTGAAACTGGTCTACTCAGAGACTTACGAAGACAGAAGCAGTGCTTCAAAAAGAGAGTATGAGATCAAAAAGAAGATGCGAAGGGAAGAGAAACTCCAGTTGGTAAAAAAATCTTGAAAGTATTCTCTTTTTTCTCAATGATTTTTTGTATACTATTAATTCCAATTATTCCAACACCAAGGGCCATGCATGAGCAAGCCGTTTATACAATTGCCGGAATTGACACTCAAAGCACTTTTTGAATACAGTACTAGTACTTACGGTGACCGCCCGGCCGTACAGTTCGTAGATGGCAATGTCATTACCTATGAAGCACTCAAGGCAAAGGTCTCCCAGATACAGGAGATACTTTATGCCTACGACATACGGCCAGGAGACAGGGTGGCCCTCTACAGTGAAAATATGCCCAACTGGTCTGCCATCTACTTTGCCGTAGTGACCATGGGGGCGATCATTGTACCGATACTGCCCGATTTCCATACCTCCGAAGCGATCCATATAGCCCATCATGCGGAATGTAAAGCGGCGTTCATTTCCCAAAAACTCTTTGAAACGCTTTTGGATGAAAAACAGCCTCCCGATATGAGCCTGCTTGTCATTGCCGATAAACTGAATATCCTGACAAAGCTTTCCACACCATCCAAAATGGACAAAGTATTGAAAAAAGGCGGGGAACAGTTCAGCAAAGCGATGGAGAAACTCGGAAAAGAGAAAAAAGAGGAGGAGGAACATGTGATTGGGGAAGATGATCTTGCAGCGATCATCTACACTTCCGGAACGACAGGGAGCTCAAAGGGGGTCATGCTGACCCATAAGAACATTACTTACGATGCTACGGCAGCGCAGCATGTTGTAGACATCTTCCCCGAAGACCGTTTCCTTTCCGTTCTTCCTCTGGCACATACCTTTGAGTGTACGGTGGGTATGATCATTCCCATCCTCAACGGTGCTTCCATCCATTACATTCAGAAACCGCCTACACCGACCATACTGGTCAAAGCTATGGCTACGGTAAGACCGACATTTATGCTGACGGTACCGCTGATCATCGAGAAGATCTACAAGAACAGAATACAACCCAACTTTGAAAAGAATTTTCTTATCAGGGCACTTTATGCCATACCGTTCATCCGCAAACAGTTGAACAGGATAGCGGGAAAGAAACTCATAGAGACTTTTGGCGGAGAGATACGTTTCTTCGGTGTAGGCGGAGCAGGGCTCTCTCCTCTGGTGGAAAAATTTCTCAGAGAAGCAGCATTCCCGTATTGTATCGGGTACGGTCTGACAGAGACCTCTCCTTTCCTGGCAGGTACGAACCCGGAGAAAACAAAATACAAAGCCATCGGTCCGGTGATACCTGGTGTGGAGATCGAACTACGTGACAAGAATGCCGAAGGCATAGGTACACTCTGGGCAAGAGGTCCCATTGTAATGAAAGGGTACTACAAAGATCCGGAAAAAACAGCTGAAGTGATAGACGAGAACGGATGGTTCAATACAGAAGATATCGGCTATATCGATCGTGACGGCTACTTCTTCATGAGCGGGCGGGCAAAGAACATCATTGTAGGGCCAAGCGGAGAGAATATCTACCCCGAACAGATAGAGGCGGTCATCAATGCCAATATCTTTGTGGCTGATTCACTTGTCTTTGACGACAGCGGTGTCTTGACGGCGCG
Protein-coding sequences here:
- a CDS encoding GIY-YIG nuclease family protein, encoding MYYVYMLECADGTLYTGIATDLERRLEEHNSSPKGAKYTRVRRPVKLVYSETYEDRSSASKREYEIKKKMRREEKLQLVKKS
- a CDS encoding AMP-binding protein, producing the protein MSKPFIQLPELTLKALFEYSTSTYGDRPAVQFVDGNVITYEALKAKVSQIQEILYAYDIRPGDRVALYSENMPNWSAIYFAVVTMGAIIVPILPDFHTSEAIHIAHHAECKAAFISQKLFETLLDEKQPPDMSLLVIADKLNILTKLSTPSKMDKVLKKGGEQFSKAMEKLGKEKKEEEEHVIGEDDLAAIIYTSGTTGSSKGVMLTHKNITYDATAAQHVVDIFPEDRFLSVLPLAHTFECTVGMIIPILNGASIHYIQKPPTPTILVKAMATVRPTFMLTVPLIIEKIYKNRIQPNFEKNFLIRALYAIPFIRKQLNRIAGKKLIETFGGEIRFFGVGGAGLSPLVEKFLREAAFPYCIGYGLTETSPFLAGTNPEKTKYKAIGPVIPGVEIELRDKNAEGIGTLWARGPIVMKGYYKDPEKTAEVIDENGWFNTEDIGYIDRDGYFFMSGRAKNIIVGPSGENIYPEQIEAVINANIFVADSLVFDDSGVLTARINLDYDKLDEELGVKKKSETEVHREVAEVLESIRKEVNENVSAFSRLRKVIEQKEPFVKTPTKKIKRYLYV